Genomic DNA from Syntrophales bacterium:
GCAAGGTAACGAACTCTCTGTTTTGTAAATCTCTCGTTGTTGAGAAATCCCAATGATTTGAATTCGGAGATGATTTCTCCGATCAGATCTTCTTCCAGGTTCATCTTCCTGAGTTTATCTCCTACCTCTTTTTCTGTCCTATCTCTGAAAGACAAAAACCTCATTATTGCTCTTTTTGCTTTTTCTTTAAAGGCTGATTCATCCATTAGTTTTCCGTAACTTCCCTTAGGCCGAAACGATCCCTTAATATGCTTTCCAGTTCAGCGAGCAATTCGGGATTTTCTTTCAGAAACGATCGGGCGTTATCCCTACCCTGGCCAAGGCGGGTACCTTTGTACGCATACCAGGCTCCACTTTTCTCGATGATTCCCTGTTCGGTGGCTAGATCTAGAATGTCTCCTTCTTTAGAGATGCCTTCACCGAAGATGATGTCGAATTCCGTTTCCCTAAAGGGAGGTGCAACTTTATTCTTAACAACCTTGACCTTACTGCGCATGCCGATCACATCCTGTCCCTGTTTGATAGTGGTGGTTTTCCTTATATCCAGTCTCATAGAGGCGTAGAATTTAAGGGCATTACCACCTGTTGTAGTTTCCGGACTGCCGAATAAAACGCCGATTTTCATTCGTAGCTGGTTAATGAATATCACTGTTGTTCTTGATTTGCTTATACTACCGGTTAATTTCCTCAAAGCTTGGGACATAAGACGTGCCTGTAAGCCCATTTGGGCATCTCCCATTTCTCCTTCCAGTTCTGCCTTTGGAACAAGGGCTGCAACTGAATCAATTACAATAACATCAAATGCTCCGCTCCGAACCAGTGTCTCCGCAATTTCCAATGCCTGCTCCCCCGTATCAGGCTGAGAAATGAGGAGCTCGTCAGTGATAACGCCAATTCTCCTTGCATAACCTACATCCAGAGCGTGTTCAGCATCGATGAACGCGGCTTGACCGTTTCTTTTTTGGGCTTCGGCAACGATATGTAAAGCTAGGGTCGTTTTTCCGCCTGCTTCAGGACCGAATATCTCCACCACCCTTCCTCGGGGTACAC
This window encodes:
- the recA gene encoding recombinase RecA codes for the protein MADIDKTKAVDLAIAQIERQFGKGAIMRLGSAEKIDVPVIPTGCLSLDIALGVGGVPRGRVVEIFGPEAGGKTTLALHIVAEAQKRNGQAAFIDAEHALDVGYARRIGVITDELLISQPDTGEQALEIAETLVRSGAFDVIVIDSVAALVPKAELEGEMGDAQMGLQARLMSQALRKLTGSISKSRTTVIFINQLRMKIGVLFGSPETTTGGNALKFYASMRLDIRKTTTIKQGQDVIGMRSKVKVVKNKVAPPFRETEFDIIFGEGISKEGDILDLATEQGIIEKSGAWYAYKGTRLGQGRDNARSFLKENPELLAELESILRDRFGLREVTEN